A genomic stretch from Mycobacterium cookii includes:
- a CDS encoding DUF3107 domain-containing protein has product MEVKIGITDSPRELVFTSPQTPSEVEELVTTALAKGSDVLGLTDDKGRRFVVNSAKIAYVEIGVADARKVGFGIGSHAAKSG; this is encoded by the coding sequence GTGGAGGTCAAGATCGGTATCACGGACAGCCCGCGCGAACTGGTCTTTACCAGTCCGCAAACCCCCAGTGAGGTCGAGGAACTCGTCACCACAGCGCTGGCCAAGGGCTCCGACGTGCTCGGCCTGACCGACGACAAAGGCCGTCGCTTCGTGGTGAACTCCGCCAAGATCGCCTACGTCGAAATCGGTGTCGCGGACGCGCGCAAGGTCGGTTTCGGAATCGGAAGCCACGCCGCTAAGAGCGGGTGA
- a CDS encoding TetR/AcrR family transcriptional regulator: MSDLASASGRSGSKPATSSRRGNRLPRDERRGQLLIAASDVFVDRGYHAAGMDEIAERAGVSKPVLYQHFTSKLELYLAVLQRHVENLVSGVRQALRTTTDNRQRLRSAMQAFFEFIEHDSQGYRLIFENDYTTEPHVAAQVRVATESCIDAVFDLISADSGLDPHRARMIAVSLVALSVDCARYWLDSDRPISKEDAIDGTVMFAWGGLSHVPLTRS, encoded by the coding sequence ATGAGCGACCTTGCCAGCGCCAGCGGACGGAGCGGGTCCAAGCCCGCCACCTCCTCTCGCCGCGGCAATCGGCTGCCTCGTGACGAACGCCGAGGCCAATTGCTCATCGCCGCCAGCGACGTTTTCGTCGACCGCGGCTATCACGCCGCAGGCATGGACGAAATCGCAGAACGCGCTGGGGTTAGTAAACCCGTTCTCTACCAACACTTTACGAGCAAGCTCGAGCTGTACCTCGCGGTCTTGCAGCGGCACGTGGAAAATCTGGTGTCCGGTGTGCGCCAAGCCCTTCGCACCACCACCGACAACCGGCAGCGGCTGCGGTCTGCGATGCAGGCCTTCTTCGAGTTCATCGAGCACGACAGCCAGGGTTACCGGCTGATCTTCGAGAACGACTACACCACCGAGCCTCACGTCGCCGCGCAGGTGCGAGTGGCTACCGAATCCTGCATCGATGCGGTGTTCGACTTGATCAGCGCCGACTCCGGATTAGACCCGCACCGGGCGAGGATGATCGCGGTATCGCTGGTGGCGCTCAGCGTCGACTGCGCCCGGTACTGGCTGGATTCCGACCGGCCGATCTCCAAAGAGGACGCCATTGACGGCACTGTGATGTTCGCCTGGGGCGGACTGTCACACGTGCCGCTCACCCGCTCTTAG
- a CDS encoding DUF3152 domain-containing protein encodes MLCNPVKVTYDPDRRGGNRTPVLRDDWREPLRAQRDPLAWGGAGRVRSNRDNTRWRKQSWLGRFVSTYGWRAYALPALVAITGVVLYQTVTGTSASAPASGQPVQGPPKIGAVGTVIIDAPPRGLTQFDASLPTGMLPNGGPFTGAGAKSWQVVPGGTPQIGQGTAKVFKYTVEVENGVDPTAFGGDDAFAAMVDQTLANPKSWVHDAQFAFVRIDANDKSKPDIRISLSSPMTVREGCGYEFPLETSCYNPSYGAGVEPRVFINEARWVRGALSFQGDVGSYRQYLINHEVGHAIGYLRHEPCDKPGGLAPIMMQQTFSTSDDDNAKFDPEFVKPDGKTCRFNPWPYPIA; translated from the coding sequence CTGTTGTGCAATCCTGTGAAAGTGACCTACGACCCCGACCGGCGCGGGGGCAACCGGACGCCGGTCCTTCGTGACGATTGGCGCGAACCGCTCCGCGCCCAGCGGGACCCGCTGGCATGGGGAGGCGCGGGCCGGGTCCGGTCGAATCGGGACAACACTCGGTGGCGCAAGCAGAGTTGGCTGGGACGCTTTGTGTCCACCTACGGCTGGCGGGCCTACGCGCTACCGGCATTGGTCGCCATCACGGGCGTGGTGCTCTACCAAACGGTCACCGGCACGAGCGCGTCCGCGCCGGCGTCCGGACAACCGGTGCAGGGCCCGCCGAAAATCGGCGCCGTGGGCACCGTGATCATCGATGCCCCGCCCCGCGGGCTGACCCAGTTCGATGCCAGCCTGCCGACCGGAATGCTGCCCAACGGCGGCCCGTTCACCGGAGCGGGCGCCAAGTCGTGGCAGGTCGTTCCGGGCGGCACGCCGCAGATCGGTCAGGGCACCGCCAAGGTGTTCAAATACACCGTCGAGGTGGAGAACGGTGTGGACCCCACCGCGTTCGGTGGTGACGACGCGTTCGCCGCGATGGTCGATCAGACGCTGGCCAACCCGAAGAGCTGGGTCCACGACGCGCAGTTCGCGTTCGTCAGGATCGACGCGAACGACAAGAGCAAACCCGACATCCGCATCTCGCTCAGCTCACCGATGACCGTTCGCGAGGGGTGCGGGTACGAATTCCCCCTCGAGACGTCCTGCTACAACCCGTCCTACGGGGCCGGGGTCGAGCCGCGGGTCTTCATCAACGAGGCGCGCTGGGTGCGCGGCGCGCTGTCCTTCCAAGGCGACGTGGGTTCCTACCGGCAGTATCTGATCAACCACGAGGTCGGCCACGCCATCGGCTACCTGCGGCACGAACCCTGCGACAAGCCGGGCGGCCTGGCGCCGATCATGATGCAGCAGACCTTCTCCACGTCCGACGACGACAACGCGAAGTTCGACCCGGAATTCGTCAAGCCGGACGGTAAGACCTGCCGGTTCAATCCCTGGCCGTACCCGATCGCCTAA
- the moeZ gene encoding adenylyltransferase/sulfurtransferase MoeZ, with the protein MPGRTRSPNPGRSNLGGVLPPLVEPAAELTRDEVARYSRHLVIPDLGADGQKRLKNARVLVVGAGGLGAPALLYLAAAGVGTIGIVDDDVVDASNLQRQIIHGVSDVGRSKAQSARDSIAEINPLVEVRLHEVRLDRHNAVDMFTQYDLIVDGADNFATRYLVNDAAVLAGKPYVWGSIHRFHGQASVFWDDAPGGRGLNYRDLYPDEPPPGLVPSCAEGGVLGVLCASIASVMSTEAIKLITGIGEPLLGRLLMYDALQMSYRTIAVRKDPAAPRITELADYQEFGGVAAADPADTGAITPRQLRDLLESGQKVALIDVREQVEWDINHIEGAQLIPTGLISSAEGLAKLPLDRTPVLYCKTGVRSAEALVAVRNAGFADAVHLQGGIVAWAQQMQPDMVMY; encoded by the coding sequence ATCCCTGGCCGTACCCGATCGCCTAACCCGGGCAGGTCTAACCTCGGTGGAGTGCTTCCACCGCTTGTCGAGCCGGCAGCGGAGCTGACCCGCGACGAGGTCGCCCGCTACAGCCGCCATCTCGTCATCCCCGATCTGGGTGCCGACGGGCAGAAGCGGCTCAAGAACGCGCGCGTGCTGGTCGTCGGCGCGGGCGGACTCGGCGCACCGGCGCTGCTGTATTTGGCGGCGGCCGGCGTCGGCACGATCGGGATCGTCGACGACGATGTCGTCGACGCGTCGAATCTGCAGCGCCAGATCATCCACGGTGTCTCGGACGTCGGCCGGTCCAAGGCGCAGTCCGCGCGCGACTCGATCGCCGAGATCAACCCGCTGGTCGAGGTCCGCTTGCATGAGGTGCGGCTCGACCGGCACAACGCCGTCGACATGTTCACGCAGTACGACCTGATCGTCGACGGGGCCGACAACTTCGCCACTCGCTACCTGGTCAACGACGCCGCCGTGCTCGCCGGCAAGCCCTACGTGTGGGGGTCGATCCACCGCTTCCACGGTCAGGCGTCGGTGTTCTGGGATGACGCTCCCGGGGGTCGCGGCCTGAACTATCGAGACCTTTATCCGGATGAGCCGCCGCCGGGCCTGGTGCCGTCCTGCGCCGAAGGCGGTGTGCTGGGCGTGCTGTGCGCGTCGATCGCGTCGGTGATGAGCACCGAGGCGATCAAGCTGATCACCGGCATCGGGGAGCCGCTGCTGGGCCGGTTGCTGATGTACGACGCCCTGCAGATGAGCTATCGCACCATCGCCGTTCGGAAAGACCCGGCGGCGCCGAGGATCACCGAGCTGGCCGACTACCAGGAATTCGGTGGCGTGGCCGCCGCAGACCCCGCCGACACGGGCGCGATCACGCCGCGCCAACTGCGTGACCTGCTGGAGTCTGGCCAGAAGGTCGCCCTGATCGACGTGCGTGAGCAAGTCGAATGGGACATCAACCACATCGAGGGCGCCCAGTTGATCCCGACAGGCCTGATCAGCTCCGCGGAGGGTCTGGCGAAGCTGCCGCTCGACCGGACGCCGGTGCTGTACTGCAAGACCGGTGTGCGCTCGGCGGAGGCCTTGGTGGCGGTTCGCAACGCCGGGTTTGCCGACGCGGTGCACTTGCAAGGCGGCATCGTGGCCTGGGCGCAGCAGATGCAGCCCGACATGGTGATGTACTGA
- a CDS encoding TIGR02569 family protein, which yields MSVEPPPEHVLSAFGLSGVQPIPLGAAWEGGWRCGEVVLSMVAENARAAWSARVRETLFVDGVRLARPVRSTDGRYVVSGWRADTFVAGQPEPRHDEVVSAAVRLHEATGKLERPRFLTQGPTAPWADVDVFIAADRAAWEERPLQSVPAAARTASPTADGQRSVDLINQLAGLRRPTKSPNQLVDGDLYGTVLFAGAAAPGITDITPYWRPASWAAGVVVVDALSWGEADEGLIDRWNALPEWPQMLLRALMFRLAVHALHPRSTAAAFPGLARTAALVRLIL from the coding sequence GTGAGTGTCGAGCCGCCGCCGGAGCACGTGCTATCGGCGTTCGGTTTGAGCGGTGTACAACCGATACCCCTGGGCGCAGCCTGGGAAGGCGGCTGGCGCTGCGGCGAAGTGGTGCTCTCGATGGTCGCCGAGAACGCCCGCGCCGCCTGGTCGGCCCGGGTCCGCGAGACGCTGTTCGTCGACGGTGTGCGGCTGGCCCGCCCGGTGCGATCGACCGACGGGCGCTACGTTGTCTCCGGTTGGCGAGCAGACACTTTCGTGGCCGGCCAACCCGAACCTCGTCACGACGAGGTGGTGTCGGCGGCCGTTCGGCTGCACGAGGCGACCGGCAAACTGGAACGGCCGCGATTCCTGACCCAGGGCCCTACCGCGCCGTGGGCCGACGTCGACGTCTTCATCGCCGCCGACCGCGCGGCGTGGGAGGAACGACCGCTGCAGTCGGTGCCTGCCGCGGCCCGCACCGCATCGCCCACCGCTGATGGGCAGCGCTCGGTCGACCTGATCAATCAGCTTGCCGGGCTGCGTCGCCCGACCAAGAGCCCCAACCAGCTGGTGGACGGCGACCTCTACGGCACGGTGCTGTTCGCGGGCGCTGCCGCCCCGGGAATCACGGACATCACCCCGTATTGGCGGCCCGCCTCATGGGCGGCCGGAGTGGTCGTCGTCGATGCGCTGTCGTGGGGTGAGGCCGACGAAGGTCTCATCGACCGCTGGAACGCGCTGCCGGAGTGGCCGCAGATGTTGTTGCGCGCGTTGATGTTCCGGCTTGCTGTTCACGCATTGCACCCGCGGTCGACGGCGGCGGCATTCCCGGGTCTGGCCCGTACCGCCGCGCTGGTGCGACTGATCCTCTAG
- a CDS encoding MGMT family protein, which translates to MAPVTDDQVERVRALVASIPAGRVSTYGDIASFAGLSSPRIVGYIMRIDSLDLPWHRVITASGRPAKHLTTRQLELLRAEGVLASDGRIPLDEVRYQFPD; encoded by the coding sequence ATGGCGCCGGTGACCGACGATCAGGTCGAGCGGGTGCGCGCGCTGGTCGCCTCGATCCCAGCGGGCCGGGTGTCGACCTACGGCGATATCGCTTCTTTCGCAGGGCTTTCCAGCCCGCGCATCGTCGGGTACATCATGCGCATCGACTCGCTCGACCTGCCCTGGCATCGGGTGATCACCGCATCGGGCCGCCCCGCAAAGCATCTCACCACACGACAGCTGGAATTGCTTCGGGCAGAAGGGGTTCTGGCGAGCGACGGCAGGATCCCGCTCGACGAGGTCCGCTACCAGTTCCCGGACTAG
- a CDS encoding alpha/beta fold hydrolase, producing MTRLHVHRYGPTGPLRLLALHGLTGHGKRWAPLATQHLPEIAVAAPDLIGHGRSTWDAPWTIEANVAALTELIERDAERPVVIVAHSFGCALAMHLAAAHPDQVAALVLLDPAIGLDGGWMREIADAMLASPDYADPTEARAAKTNGSWADVDPAVVDDELDEHLVALPGGRYGWRISMPAMMSYWSELARDIVLPPNGIGTTVVRAAWTSPCYVTERLTTALAERLGSDFRLATFECDHMVAETKPAEVAALIRERMI from the coding sequence GTGACCCGCCTGCACGTGCACCGCTACGGCCCGACCGGTCCGCTGCGGCTGCTCGCGCTGCACGGTCTGACCGGACACGGTAAACGCTGGGCGCCGTTGGCGACGCAGCACCTGCCCGAGATCGCCGTTGCCGCACCCGATCTGATCGGGCACGGCCGATCGACTTGGGATGCGCCGTGGACCATCGAGGCCAACGTCGCCGCGCTCACCGAGCTGATCGAGCGCGATGCTGAGCGGCCGGTCGTGATCGTCGCGCACTCCTTCGGTTGCGCGCTGGCGATGCATCTGGCCGCCGCACATCCCGATCAGGTGGCGGCACTGGTCCTGCTCGATCCCGCTATCGGGTTGGACGGCGGATGGATGCGCGAGATCGCCGACGCGATGCTCGCGTCCCCTGATTACGCCGATCCCACCGAGGCCCGCGCGGCCAAAACCAACGGCTCCTGGGCGGACGTCGACCCTGCCGTGGTCGACGACGAGCTCGACGAACACCTCGTTGCGCTGCCGGGTGGGCGGTACGGCTGGCGGATCAGCATGCCCGCGATGATGTCGTATTGGAGCGAGTTGGCGCGCGATATCGTGTTGCCGCCCAACGGTATTGGAACTACGGTCGTGCGCGCCGCATGGACGTCGCCGTGCTATGTGACCGAGCGGCTGACCACTGCGCTGGCAGAGCGCCTGGGCTCCGACTTCCGGCTGGCGACGTTCGAATGCGACCACATGGTCGCAGAGACCAAGCCGGCCGAAGTCGCCGCGCTGATCCGTGAGCGGATGATCTGA
- a CDS encoding ATP-dependent DNA helicase, with translation MHFHWDPQAAAVLDADARGVVRVLGGPGTGKSSLLIDAAAARIGAGADPESVLLLTGSGRIGAQARNALTTTLLRSQQAGPCRAVIREPLVRSVHSYAFAVLRLAAQRAGGPPPRLVTSAEQDEIIADLLTGEIADGARGWPAELRAALGTAGFAAQLRELLTRCAERGVDPQRLERVGRLSGRPEWVAAGRFARTYEQVMLLRAAVGTAAPQATTPAVGAAELVGAALEAFAADPELLADQRARISVLLVDDAQQLDPQAALLVRVLAAGADLTLLAGDPSQAVFGFRGAEPAALLGGDTPSVTLTTSHRCAPAVARAVAGIAGRLVDGCHIDGTGEEFGSVTVRLAASADAEATLIADCLRRAHLTDGVPWSQMAVIVRSVPRAAAGLARALARAGVPVAPTAATGPLTAQPAAQALLTVLAATAGGLTGEQALALLTGPIGRVDPVSLRALRRTLRRAEKNETPREFGDFLVDALHGESTARLTAAQTWPLRRVRAVLDAAAVSHESGDDPRDTLWTAWHRSGLQRRWLVACERGGAAGAQAGRDLDAVTALFDVTDDYLAGAAGASLPGLIEHLSAAQLPVAGPEPAAAAERVAVLSAHAALGHEWELIVVAGLQEGLWPNTIPRGGVLGTQRLLDVLDGVDENASMRAPLLADERRLLVAAVGRARKRLLVTAIDDEASMPSPFFAEIAQYASGAVEERSALPVSSPRVLSAAAVVGRLRGVVCAPRGAVSDATRACAATQLARLAEAGVPGADPAGWYGMTPVSTDEPMWSREEHPEHVVTLTPSSLQTLTDCPLRWLAERHGGTDPRDLGSTIGSIVHALIAEPAANESQLQAALERAWQQLPFESRWYADNELNRHRAMIQAFLDWRARTRGELTEVGVEVEVDGPVDATVRLRGRVDRIERDAAGRLVIVDVKTGKSPVSKDDAQRHAQLAAYQLAVAEGLVADGEEPGGGRLVYLGRAGSSGAAEREQDPLTPEARMRWRDQIREAADETAGPQFIARVNDGCAHCPLKPSCPAHASVDGRGAV, from the coding sequence ATGCATTTCCACTGGGACCCGCAGGCGGCCGCCGTACTCGATGCCGACGCGCGCGGGGTGGTGCGCGTGCTGGGCGGACCGGGCACCGGGAAGAGTTCGCTGTTGATCGACGCCGCGGCGGCTCGGATCGGGGCGGGTGCCGACCCGGAATCGGTGCTGCTGCTGACAGGTTCGGGCCGGATCGGGGCGCAGGCACGTAACGCGTTGACGACGACATTGCTGCGCTCCCAGCAGGCCGGTCCATGCCGTGCGGTGATTCGTGAACCGTTGGTGCGCAGCGTGCACAGCTACGCGTTCGCGGTGTTGCGGCTGGCTGCCCAGCGTGCGGGCGGTCCGCCGCCGCGGCTGGTCACCAGCGCTGAGCAGGATGAGATCATCGCCGACTTGCTGACCGGTGAGATCGCCGACGGTGCCCGGGGGTGGCCGGCCGAGCTGCGGGCCGCCCTGGGCACTGCGGGGTTCGCCGCGCAGCTGCGTGAACTGCTGACGCGTTGCGCCGAACGTGGGGTCGACCCGCAGCGGTTGGAGCGGGTGGGCCGGCTGTCGGGCCGGCCGGAATGGGTGGCCGCGGGCCGTTTTGCGCGCACCTACGAGCAGGTGATGCTGCTGCGCGCGGCCGTCGGCACGGCGGCCCCGCAGGCGACGACGCCCGCGGTGGGCGCCGCCGAGCTGGTTGGCGCTGCGCTCGAGGCGTTCGCCGCCGACCCCGAGCTGCTGGCCGACCAGCGCGCCCGGATCAGCGTGCTCCTGGTCGACGACGCGCAGCAACTGGACCCGCAGGCGGCGCTGCTGGTGCGGGTGCTGGCCGCCGGCGCCGACCTCACGCTGCTCGCCGGCGACCCCTCCCAGGCGGTGTTCGGGTTCCGTGGCGCTGAGCCCGCGGCGCTGTTGGGCGGCGACACCCCGTCGGTGACGCTGACGACCTCGCACCGCTGCGCGCCGGCGGTGGCGCGCGCCGTCGCGGGGATCGCCGGCCGGCTGGTCGACGGGTGCCACATCGACGGCACGGGAGAGGAATTCGGCTCGGTGACGGTGAGGCTGGCCGCGTCCGCCGATGCCGAAGCCACGCTGATCGCCGACTGCCTGCGACGCGCGCACCTCACCGACGGCGTGCCGTGGTCGCAGATGGCGGTGATCGTCAGGTCGGTGCCGCGGGCTGCGGCCGGGTTGGCGCGGGCGTTGGCGCGGGCCGGCGTTCCGGTGGCCCCGACGGCGGCGACGGGTCCACTGACCGCCCAGCCCGCGGCGCAGGCGTTGCTGACCGTGCTGGCCGCTACCGCCGGCGGGCTGACCGGCGAGCAAGCGCTGGCGCTGCTGACCGGTCCGATCGGGCGGGTCGACCCGGTGTCGCTGCGTGCGCTGCGGCGCACGCTACGCCGCGCCGAGAAGAACGAGACGCCAAGGGAATTCGGCGACTTCCTGGTCGACGCGTTGCACGGCGAATCGACCGCTCGGCTGACGGCGGCCCAGACCTGGCCGCTGCGACGGGTGCGTGCGGTGCTGGACGCCGCAGCTGTTTCACACGAGAGCGGCGACGACCCGCGCGACACGCTGTGGACGGCGTGGCATCGTTCGGGCCTGCAGCGCCGCTGGTTAGTGGCGTGCGAGCGCGGCGGGGCGGCCGGCGCGCAGGCCGGGCGCGACCTCGACGCGGTGACCGCGCTGTTCGACGTCACCGACGACTACCTGGCCGGCGCCGCCGGTGCGTCGCTGCCCGGCCTCATCGAGCACCTGTCCGCGGCGCAACTGCCGGTCGCGGGGCCCGAGCCCGCCGCCGCGGCCGAGCGGGTCGCGGTGCTCAGCGCGCACGCCGCGCTCGGCCATGAGTGGGAGTTGATCGTCGTCGCCGGCCTGCAGGAAGGACTGTGGCCCAACACGATTCCACGCGGGGGAGTGCTCGGCACGCAGCGGCTGCTGGATGTCCTCGACGGGGTCGACGAGAACGCGTCGATGCGGGCGCCGCTGCTGGCCGACGAGCGGCGGTTGCTGGTGGCCGCGGTGGGCCGGGCCCGGAAGCGATTACTGGTGACGGCGATCGACGACGAGGCCAGCATGCCGTCGCCGTTCTTCGCCGAGATCGCGCAGTATGCATCCGGTGCCGTCGAGGAGCGATCGGCGCTGCCGGTGTCGTCGCCACGGGTCCTGTCGGCGGCCGCGGTGGTGGGCCGGCTGCGCGGTGTGGTGTGCGCGCCGCGGGGGGCGGTCAGCGATGCGACACGCGCGTGTGCGGCAACGCAATTAGCCCGGCTGGCTGAGGCAGGAGTCCCTGGAGCCGACCCCGCCGGGTGGTACGGCATGACGCCGGTCAGCACCGACGAGCCGATGTGGAGTAGGGAAGAGCACCCAGAACATGTCGTCACGCTGACCCCGTCGAGTCTGCAGACGCTGACCGACTGCCCACTGCGCTGGCTGGCCGAACGTCACGGTGGGACGGACCCGCGCGATCTGGGCTCGACAATCGGATCGATAGTGCATGCGTTGATCGCGGAACCCGCAGCCAACGAGTCCCAGTTGCAGGCGGCGCTGGAGCGGGCGTGGCAGCAGCTGCCGTTCGAATCCCGTTGGTACGCCGACAATGAGCTCAATCGGCATCGCGCGATGATCCAGGCGTTCCTGGACTGGCGGGCCCGCACCCGCGGCGAGCTGACCGAGGTTGGCGTCGAAGTCGAGGTCGACGGACCGGTCGATGCGACCGTTCGGTTGCGCGGCCGGGTCGACCGGATCGAACGTGATGCGGCGGGCCGACTGGTGATCGTCGACGTCAAGACCGGCAAGTCACCGGTCAGCAAGGACGATGCGCAGCGGCACGCCCAGTTGGCGGCCTACCAGTTGGCGGTTGCAGAGGGCCTGGTCGCCGACGGCGAGGAGCCGGGCGGCGGCCGGCTTGTCTATCTGGGTAGGGCGGGATCGTCGGGTGCGGCTGAGCGCGAACAGGATCCGTTGACGCCCGAGGCGCGCATGCGGTGGCGTGACCAGATCCGCGAGGCGGCCGACGAGACCGCCGGCCCGCAGTTCATCGCCCGCGTCAACGACGGCTGTGCGCATTGCCCGCTGAAGCCGAGCTGCCCGGCGCACGCCAGTGTCGACGGAAGGGGAGCGGTATGA